The following proteins come from a genomic window of Streptomyces sp. Sge12:
- a CDS encoding bifunctional riboflavin kinase/FAD synthetase — MQRWRGLEDIPQDWGRSVVTIGSYDGVHRGHQLIIGRAVATARELGVPSVVVTFDPHPSEVVRPGSHPPILAPYDRRAELMAGLGVDALLILPFTAEFSQLSPADFIVKVLVDKLHARAVIEGPNFRFGHRAAGNVDFLRELGSTYDYEVDVVDLVERGEAGGGVPFSSTLARRLVAEGDMDGAAEILGRPHRVEGVVVRGAQRGRELGYPTANVETQPHTAIPADGVYAGWLTADGERMPAAISVGTNVQFDATERTVEAYAIDRVGLDLYGMHVAVDFLAYVRGMAKFESLDGLLEAIADDVKRARVLTDTYDARR, encoded by the coding sequence GTGCAGCGCTGGCGTGGCTTGGAGGACATCCCCCAGGACTGGGGACGCAGCGTCGTCACCATCGGCTCCTACGACGGCGTGCACCGGGGACATCAGCTGATCATCGGACGGGCGGTGGCCACCGCGCGTGAGCTCGGCGTTCCCTCCGTGGTGGTCACCTTCGACCCGCACCCGAGCGAGGTGGTGCGCCCCGGCAGCCACCCGCCGATCCTGGCCCCGTACGACCGCCGTGCCGAGCTGATGGCCGGGCTGGGTGTGGACGCGCTGCTGATCCTGCCGTTCACGGCGGAGTTCTCCCAGCTGTCCCCGGCCGACTTCATCGTGAAGGTCCTCGTCGACAAGCTGCACGCGCGGGCCGTCATCGAGGGCCCGAACTTCCGCTTCGGCCACCGGGCCGCCGGGAACGTCGACTTCCTGCGCGAGCTGGGCTCCACCTACGACTACGAGGTCGACGTCGTGGACCTGGTCGAGCGGGGCGAGGCGGGCGGCGGGGTGCCGTTCTCCTCGACGCTGGCGCGCAGGCTGGTCGCCGAGGGCGACATGGACGGCGCGGCCGAGATCCTGGGGCGTCCGCACCGGGTCGAGGGCGTGGTGGTGCGCGGTGCGCAGCGCGGGCGGGAACTCGGCTACCCGACGGCGAACGTCGAGACGCAGCCGCACACCGCGATCCCGGCCGACGGGGTCTACGCGGGCTGGCTGACGGCGGACGGCGAGCGGATGCCCGCGGCGATCTCGGTGGGGACGAACGTGCAGTTCGACGCCACCGAGCGGACCGTGGAGGCGTACGCGATCGACCGCGTGGGGCTGGACCTGTACGGGATGCACGTGGCCGTCGACTTCCTCGCCTACGTGCGGGGGATGGCGAAGTTCGAGTCGCTCGACGGGCTGCTGGAAGCGATCGCGGACGATGTGAAGCGGGCGCGGGTGCTGACGGACACGTACGACGCGAGGCGCTGA